In a genomic window of Phragmites australis chromosome 14, lpPhrAust1.1, whole genome shotgun sequence:
- the LOC133891044 gene encoding polyadenylate-binding protein RBP45-like, with protein sequence MGWADAPPYHYHGTRRPQPPGESGGARSLWIGGLQHWMNEDYLYSCFTESTELVSLVIKRNKQTGQSEGFGFLNFADHTTADLVLRSYNGQDMPNTHQEFKLNWATQQDAPQIHTDDDSDHAIFVGDLAFDVTDFMLYHLFKTRYPSVKGAKVIFDKVTGRSKSYGFVFFGDVNEHMQAMTEMNGAYCSTRPMRIRPALNKKTLRNTQGTDSDQDPTNSKIFVGCLGQSVTDEDLKQAFSPYGELVDVKILAGKHCGFVTYSNRASAEEAIRVLNGSKLGCNTIRLSYGRRSANKQDHRNDGNNGCHQSYDPSGFGWCPQDPYACTQIGNPGYGYYQLRQAPVQ encoded by the exons atgggctgggccgatgcgccgcCCTACCACTACCACGGGACAAGGAGGCCGCAGCCGCCGGGGGAGAGCGGAGGAGCGCGCTCGCTGTGGATCGGCGGCCTGCAGCACTGGATGAACGAGGACTACCTCTACAGCTGCTTCACCGAATCGACCGAG CTTGTTTCCCTTGTCATAAAACGGAACAAGCAGACTGGGCAATCAGAGGGTTTTGGCTTTCTCAACTTTGCCGACCATACAACTGCTGATCTGGTTCTCCGGAGTTACAATGGTCAGGACATGCCTAACACTCATCAAGAATTCAAGCTCAACTGGGCCACACAGCAGGATGCTCCTCAAATACACACGGATGATGATTCcgatcatgccatatttgttgGGGACTTGGCCTTTGATGTTACAGACTTCATGCTATACCATCTGTTCAAGACTCGCTATCCATCAGTGAAGGGTGCAAAAGTTATCTTTGACAAGGTTACTGGTCGCTCAAAAAGCTATGGCTTTGTTTTCTTTGGAGATGTCAATGAGCACATGCAAGCAATGACTGAAATGAATGGAGCATACTGCTCTACGAGACCTATGCGTATCAGACCTGCTCTCAACAAGAAAA CTCTCCGCAATACACAAGGAACTGATTCTGATCAGGATCCAACCAATTCAAAA ATATTTGTTGGCTGTCTTGGTCAAAGCGTGACTGATGAGGATCTAAAGCAAGCCTTTAGTCCATACGGAGAGCTTGTTGATGTCAAGATACTAGCGGGGAAGCACTGCGGCTTTGTCACATACTCAAACAG AGCATCAGCAGAGGAGGCCATAAGAGTGCTAAACGGAAGTAAGCTGGGATGTAATACCATAAGACTTTCATATGGTCGTCGTTCTGCTAACAAGCAG GATCATCGTAATGATGGCAACAATGGATGCCACCAATCTTATGATCCATCTGGTTTCGGTTGGTGTCCTCAGGATCCTTACGCTTGCACACAGATAGGTAATCCAGGATATGGATATTACCAACTGCGGCAGGCCCCAGTGCAG TGA
- the LOC133891043 gene encoding alpha-terpineol synthase, chloroplastic-like encodes MHHGPKDDLDLDLDLSSAALVFRLLRGHGIPAAPTDMLSAFFGGGNNQKAAKDDMDGLLALYEASYLAFPGEAAVLDEARAFAVENLQRRQQAPSFMDALPLQWTAPRLRAMWSLRADYCCDDKRIDPAIVQLAKADFNLVQAVHRGELVKIIKWWKESGLGEKLAFARDRVVESFFCAACIAPEPHLGECREVLAKTSAIIVHLDDIYDLYGTPDELEAFTDAIGRWDNVSAAAAAGALPEYMKAMYSAIWKTSVTAADRVLHKHGYHVLPLYKKAWHDLCKAFLVEAQWQHQGYRPSFDEYLTNGWVTSTGPLLLLHALPTITQQPAEIMSMLQVPWNSSGSGSGSGSGAIEYPRLVELSSRIFRLCNDCASHQAESERGDAPSSIACCMTEMCASEQQARAAVQDAIADTWKELNEEVVVAAAAAGQWNPCSAESMANLCLNLARIIHCIYQDGDGITSPTHRTKQLIKDVLFNPI; translated from the exons ATGCATCATGGACCCAAGGacgatcttgatcttgatcttgatctatCGTCGGCAGCGCTTGTGTTTAGACTGCTCAGAGGACATGGCATTCCTGCAGCACCTACAG ATATGTTGAGTGCATTCTTCGGGGGTGGCAATAACCAAAAGGCGGCAAAGGACGACATGGATGGATTGCTTGCTCTGTATGAAGCTTCCTACCTTGCCTTCCCAGGAGAGGCTGCCGTGCTTGACGAAGCAAGAGCATTCGCCGTTGAGAACCTGCAGAGGCGGCAGCAGGCGCCGTCGTTCATGGACGCCCTGCCTTTGCAGTGGACAGCTCCGAGGCTGCGAGCAATGTGGTCGCTGAGAGCAGATTATTGTTGCGACGACAAGAGGATTGATCCAGCCATCGTGCAACTGGCTAAAGCCGACTTCAACCTGGTGCAAGCAGTTCATCGAGGAGAACTCGTGAAGATAATAAA gTGGTGGAAGGAGAGCGGGCTGGGCGAGAAGCTGGCGTTCGCAAGGGATCGTGTGGTGGAGTCCTTCTTCTGCGCGGCGTGCATCGCGCCGGAGCCGCACCTGGGAGAGTGCCGGGAGGTGCTGGCCAAGACCAGCGCCATCATCGTCCACCTCGACGACATCTACGACCTCTACGGAACGCCCGACGAGCTCGAAGCCTTCACTGACGCCATTGGGAGGTGGGACAATGTttctgcggcggcggcggcaggggcaCTCCCGGAGTACATGAAGGCGATGTACTCCGCCATCTGGAAAACCTCAGTCACTGCAGCCGATCGTGTCCTGCACAAACATGGCTATCACGTGCTTCCACTCTACAAGAAAGcg TGGCATGATCTGTGCAAGGCTTTCCTGGTGGAGGCACAGTGGCAGCACCAGGGCTACAGGCCGAGCTTTGACGAGTACCTCACCAACGGGTGGGTCACGTCCACCGGGCCTCTCCTCCTGCTCCATGCTCTCCCGACCATCACGCAGCAGCCGGCAGAGATCATGAGCATGCTGCAGGTGCCTTGGAATTCTtccggcagcggcagcggcagcggcagcggcgccaTCGAGTACCCGAGGCTAGTTGAGTTGTCCTCCCGGATCTTCCGGCTATGCAACGACTGCGCCTCGCACCAGGCGGAGTCGGAGCGTGGCGACGCCCCCTCGTCCATCGCCTGCTGTATGACGGAGATGTGCGCCAGCGAGCAACAAGCCCGCGCCGCCGTCCAAGACGCCATTGCCGACACCTGGAAGGAGCTCAACGAGGAGGTCGTCGtcgccgctgctgccgccggACAGTGGAACCCCTGCTCTGCGGAGAGCATGGCCAACCTCTGCCTCAACCTTGCCAGGATCATCCACTGCATCTATCAGGATGGGGACGGCATCACGTCGCCGACTCATCGCACCAAGCAGCTGATCAAGGACGTGCTCTTCAACCCTATCTAG